One window of Akkermansia biwaensis genomic DNA carries:
- a CDS encoding PfkB family carbohydrate kinase, protein MSLPLLVTGTIGIDTIITPRGRAEGVLGGSVSFAAVAALLFTDRVDAVSIIGEDFPVHYEEALAAKGLCMDGVERKKGPSFAWTGEYFDNMNKRRTVCANDSVMLDWQVNVPDALRGHPVLVCCCMVPAQQLKCMEQCPDASLVLSDSMDKWLRRQPELLDAVISRSHITMMNEDEAKEYAAASTVLEAGEFLLSRGASYAVVKQGEYGATLIGRGEDGRTRIFRCPAYPLKTLVDPTGAGDTFLGALAGYLSTLPEGLPSFEHVKRGIVYGTVAASFTCESFSADALLSMTPETFRKRLAEYTEMCSMPAACNSWI, encoded by the coding sequence ATGTCCCTTCCCCTCCTCGTCACCGGAACCATCGGCATTGACACCATCATCACCCCCCGCGGACGGGCGGAAGGGGTGCTGGGCGGTTCCGTCTCCTTCGCCGCCGTAGCGGCCCTGCTTTTTACGGACCGGGTGGATGCCGTCAGCATCATCGGGGAGGATTTTCCCGTTCATTACGAGGAGGCCCTGGCCGCCAAGGGGCTGTGCATGGACGGGGTGGAGCGCAAAAAGGGACCTTCCTTTGCCTGGACCGGGGAGTACTTCGACAACATGAACAAGCGCAGGACGGTCTGCGCCAACGATTCCGTGATGCTGGACTGGCAGGTGAACGTGCCGGACGCCCTGCGCGGCCACCCCGTGCTGGTGTGCTGCTGCATGGTTCCCGCCCAGCAGCTCAAGTGCATGGAACAGTGCCCGGACGCCTCCCTCGTGCTTTCCGACTCCATGGACAAATGGCTGCGGCGCCAGCCGGAACTGCTGGACGCCGTCATCTCCCGCTCCCATATCACCATGATGAACGAGGACGAGGCCAAGGAATACGCCGCAGCCTCCACCGTTCTGGAAGCCGGGGAATTCCTGCTTTCCAGGGGAGCCTCCTACGCCGTCGTGAAGCAGGGCGAATACGGCGCCACCCTCATCGGCCGCGGGGAGGACGGCCGGACCAGGATTTTCCGCTGCCCGGCCTACCCCCTGAAAACGCTGGTGGACCCCACCGGGGCCGGGGACACGTTCCTGGGCGCGCTGGCGGGCTATCTGTCCACCCTGCCGGAGGGCCTGCCCTCCTTCGAGCACGTGAAGCGCGGCATTGTGTACGGCACGGTGGCCGCCTCCTTCACGTGCGAATCCTTTTCCGCGGACGCCCTGCTTTCCATGACTCCGGAAACGTTCCGCAAACGCCTGGCGGAATACACGGAAATGTGCAGCATGCCTGCCGCATGCAATTCATGGATTTAA
- a CDS encoding bifunctional UDP-3-O-[3-hydroxymyristoyl] N-acetylglucosamine deacetylase/3-hydroxyacyl-ACP dehydratase: MACGNQRTVGSPASLAGTSLHTGQPVTLTLKPAAADFGIKFRRVDLPDQPFINADVEKVQTVERATSLAEGSVKVHTVEHILSALTGMGIDNAVIEMDANEPPIGDGSSAPYVELIKSAGIVELDAPRRYLEVREAVTIETRGGSILTILPSKQFRVSVTCVGPENRITQYFDAVITPETYEKELAPARTFTFYEDIKPLLEKGLIKGGSLENAVVIRGEELMSKEPMRFINEFARHKAMDLIGDLSLCGKPILGHVIAIKPGHGPNTELTAKLKKEHKRNLQLMPNPVNVPYGDAVLDINEVMSLLPHRYPFLMVDRIVGFEGETKCRGLKNLTMNELFFQGHFPGHPVMPGVLQVEAMAQVASIVMLRQPGNASKIGYFMSADKVKFRHPVVPGDCLIIEAELVKMRGNIGQAIGRCLVNGQVVSEAELKFGLQDM; the protein is encoded by the coding sequence ATGGCATGTGGAAACCAAAGAACTGTCGGCTCTCCGGCCTCCCTGGCCGGAACTTCTCTGCATACGGGACAACCCGTCACCCTGACCCTGAAGCCGGCCGCCGCCGACTTCGGCATCAAGTTCCGCCGCGTGGATTTGCCTGACCAGCCCTTCATCAATGCGGACGTGGAAAAAGTGCAGACCGTCGAACGGGCCACCAGCCTGGCGGAAGGTTCCGTAAAGGTGCACACCGTGGAACATATCCTTTCCGCCCTGACGGGCATGGGCATTGATAATGCCGTCATTGAGATGGATGCCAACGAACCCCCCATCGGCGACGGCTCCTCCGCTCCCTACGTGGAATTGATCAAAAGCGCCGGCATTGTGGAACTGGACGCCCCGCGCCGCTATCTGGAAGTGCGTGAGGCCGTGACCATTGAAACCCGGGGCGGCTCCATCCTGACTATTCTTCCCTCCAAGCAGTTCCGCGTTTCCGTCACCTGCGTGGGGCCGGAAAACCGCATTACGCAGTACTTTGACGCCGTTATCACGCCGGAGACTTATGAAAAGGAACTGGCCCCCGCACGCACCTTCACGTTTTACGAGGATATCAAGCCGCTGCTGGAAAAAGGGCTGATCAAGGGCGGCAGCCTGGAAAACGCCGTGGTCATCCGCGGGGAGGAGCTCATGAGCAAGGAGCCCATGCGCTTCATCAACGAATTCGCCCGGCACAAGGCCATGGACCTCATCGGGGACCTGTCCCTGTGCGGCAAGCCCATCCTGGGCCACGTGATCGCCATCAAGCCGGGGCACGGCCCGAATACGGAACTCACCGCCAAACTCAAGAAGGAGCACAAGCGCAATCTTCAGCTTATGCCCAACCCCGTCAACGTGCCGTATGGGGACGCCGTGCTGGACATCAATGAAGTGATGAGCCTGCTGCCCCACCGCTATCCCTTCCTGATGGTGGACCGCATTGTGGGCTTTGAGGGGGAAACCAAGTGCCGCGGCCTGAAAAACCTCACCATGAACGAGCTCTTCTTCCAGGGCCACTTCCCGGGCCATCCGGTCATGCCGGGCGTGCTCCAGGTGGAAGCCATGGCGCAGGTGGCCTCCATCGTCATGCTGCGCCAGCCCGGAAACGCCAGCAAGATCGGCTACTTCATGAGTGCGGACAAGGTGAAGTTCCGCCATCCCGTCGTTCCCGGAGATTGCCTGATCATTGAAGCGGAACTTGTCAAGATGCGCGGCAACATCGGGCAGGCCATCGGCCGCTGCCTGGTCAACGGCCAGGTGGTTTCCGAAGCCGAGCTCAAATTCGGCCTTCAGGACATGTAA